Sequence from the Catenuloplanes indicus genome:
GCCCTGGAGGCGGCGGTGGAGCCGCTGGTGGTCGCGATGGACATCGGGTCCACGGCGACCCGCGGGGGTGTGCACGACGCGTCCGGGCGGCGAGTGCGCGGGCTGCAGCACAAGGTGCCGCACGCGTTCACGGTCGCGGCCGACGGCACCTCGGTCATCGACCCGGACCAGGTGGTCGCGGAGGTCGGGCAGGTCCTGGACGCGGTGGCCGGTGACCGGCGGCTCGGCACGCGGATCGCCGGCGTCGCGATGGACACGTTCGCGGCGTCGCTGATCGCGGTGGACGCGGCGGGGCGGGCGCTCACGCCGTGCCTGACCTACGCGGACTCGCGCAGCACCGGTGCGGTGGCGGCGCTGCGCGCGGAGCTGGACGAGCGCGCGGTGCAGCAGCGCACCGGCACCCGCCTGCACACCAGCTATCACGCGCCGCGGCTGCGCTGGCTGGCGGCCACGCAGCCGCGGGTGGTGGCCGGGGCCGCGTTCTGGTGGTCGCTGGGCGAGTACGTCCTCGCCCGGCTGATCGGGCAGCCGCTGGCCGGTACGTCCACGGTGGCCTGGACCGGTTTGCTGAACCGGCACACCGGCGCGCTCGACGCCGAGCTGCTGGCCGCCGCGGGCGCCGGCGTGGGCGTGGGCGTCGACGCCGGGCAGTTCTCGCCTCCGCGGGACACGACGCAGCCGGTGCCGGCGGTGGCACCGGCGCGCTGGCCCGCGCTCGCCCGGGCCGCGTGGTTCCCGGTCGTCACGGACGGGTACGCCAGCAACATCGGGGCCGGCGCGACGGACGCGACCGTGCTCGCCGCGGCCACGGCCACGTCCGGCGCACTTCGGGTGCTGCTGGACGGCCCGGCCGATCCGCTGCCGTCCGGCCTGTGGAACTACCGGGTGGACGCGGGCCGCACGCTGCTCGGCGGTGCGATCAACGACGTCGGCCGCGCGGTCGGCTGGGCGCAGGACACGCTGCGGCTCGGGCCGGCGCCCGAGGCCGTGCTCGCCGCGCCGCCGCGCGACGCCACACCGCTGGTGCTGCCGTACCTGACGGGGGAACGCGCGCCGGGCTGGGCCGGTGGGGTACGCGCCGAGTTCAGCGGTGTGTCGGCCGCGACGGACGCGGACGCGTTGTTCCGCGGGATCGTCGAGGGCGTGGCGATGACGTACGCGCGGGTGGCCGACGAGCTGCGTCCGGCCGCGCCGTCGGTGCTGGAGATCGCGGCGGCCGGGCGGGTCAGCAACGACCGGCCGGAGTGGCTGCGGGTCCTCGCCGACGTGCTCGGCCGGCCCGTGACGCACGTGACCCGGCGCCGCGCCACCCAGCACGGCACCGCGCTGCTCGCGCTGGACGTACTGGCGCCGGACGCCCCGCGCGCACCCCGGGTGACCGGCGCGACCTACGAGCCCCGGCCGGGCCACGCCGCGTATTACGCGCAACGGCGTGCGCGTTTCGCCGCCGCCTACGACGCGCTGGTCACCGGCTGACCGGCACGCCGCTGCCGCCGCACCCGGTGACCCCTTCCGCGTACGCGGCGCTGAACTCCGTCTCGCCCAGCGCGGCCCGCGCGCTGCGGGTGAGTTCGCGGACCCGCGGGTCGGTGTGGTCGTCC
This genomic interval carries:
- a CDS encoding gluconokinase, giving the protein MTRTDDEVALEAAVEPLVVAMDIGSTATRGGVHDASGRRVRGLQHKVPHAFTVAADGTSVIDPDQVVAEVGQVLDAVAGDRRLGTRIAGVAMDTFAASLIAVDAAGRALTPCLTYADSRSTGAVAALRAELDERAVQQRTGTRLHTSYHAPRLRWLAATQPRVVAGAAFWWSLGEYVLARLIGQPLAGTSTVAWTGLLNRHTGALDAELLAAAGAGVGVGVDAGQFSPPRDTTQPVPAVAPARWPALARAAWFPVVTDGYASNIGAGATDATVLAAATATSGALRVLLDGPADPLPSGLWNYRVDAGRTLLGGAINDVGRAVGWAQDTLRLGPAPEAVLAAPPRDATPLVLPYLTGERAPGWAGGVRAEFSGVSAATDADALFRGIVEGVAMTYARVADELRPAAPSVLEIAAAGRVSNDRPEWLRVLADVLGRPVTHVTRRRATQHGTALLALDVLAPDAPRAPRVTGATYEPRPGHAAYYAQRRARFAAAYDALVTG